The following proteins are encoded in a genomic region of Corylus avellana chromosome ca4, CavTom2PMs-1.0:
- the LOC132177980 gene encoding probable glycosyltransferase At5g03795, with the protein MARTNSLSATIFNHPPYRLRTSIILYLRFMRICYGIILAVFLFLIYKFQHQASAGIASGSGEVFRFPETRSTYDRMENYLKIYIYRDRDPGAYFQSPRELTGMYGSEAYFFKNIKESRFLTTNPLKAHLFFIPISWHQMRTRGTSYEKMITIVENYVQGLISKYPFWNRTDGANHFFLICHDIGLEVAEGVPVFIKKNLIRLVCPATYETHSLPFRDIPLPPVNQSFSHPPGGNDLFHVNSLHPWAGIPNSKIRASLEQQWKDVTELESERVWNDTAEGYLLLHDKIHRTKFCICPHGFPANTALIADSIRYGCIPVIFTNYMDYPFADTLDWKKFSIVLGEDEVIQLKDTLKGIREADFTVMQNNLRKVQKHFQWNSPPLRYDAFNMVLYDLSVLTNV; encoded by the exons ATGGCCAGAACAAACTCTCTCAGTGCCACTATTTTTAACCATCCGCCATACAGACTGCGTACGAGCATCATCCTTTACTTGCGGTTTATGCGTATCTGCTACGGGATCATCCTAGCGGTCTTCCTCTTCCTCATTTATAAATTCCAACATCAAGCCTCTGCAGGTATCGCCTCTGGCTCCGGGGAGGTGTTTCGCTTTCCGGAGACCCGTTCCACGTACGATCGAATGGAGAATTACTTAAAGATCTACATATACCGGGACAGAGACCCCGGCGCGTACTTTCAGTCGCCGAGGGAGCTGACGGGGATGTACGGGAGCGAGGCCTACTTCTTCAAGAATATAAAGGAGAGTCGCTTCCTCACCACAAATCCTCTTAAGGCTCACCTTTTCTTTATTCCCATTTCTTGGCATCAAATGCGCACCCGG GGAACATCTTATGAGAAAATGATCACTATAGTTGAGAATTATGTCCAGGGCTTAATCTCAAAGTACCCCTTCTGGAACCGAACTGATGGAGCTAATcacttttttttgatatgtcatGACATTGGTTTGGAGGTTGCTGAAGGAGTTCCAGTATTTATTAAGAAGAATTTAATTCGACTTGTGTGTCCAGCTACCTATGAAACTCATTCTCTTCCATTCAGAGATATTCCCCTCCCTCCagtaaatcaatcattttctcaTCCACCTGGAGGAAATGACCTCTTTCATGTTAATAG TCTTCATCCCTGGGCAGGCATTCCCAATTCTAAAATAAGAGCAAGTCTGGAACAACAGTGGAAAGATGTTACCGAACTTGAATCTGAACGTGTGTGGAATGATACTGCTGAAGGATATCTGCTACTTCATGACAAAATTCACAGGACTAAGTTCTGCATATGCCCTCATGGATTCCCAGCCAATACTGCCCTTATAGCAGACTCCATCCGTTATGGATGTATTCCTG TTATCTTTACAAACTACATGGATTACCCATTCGCTGATACTCTTGACtggaaaaaattttcaatagtACTGGGCGAGGATGAAGTGATTCAGCTCAAGGACACTCTTAAAGGCATACGAGAAGCTGATTTCACCGTAATGCAAAACAACTTACGCAAG GTCCAGAAGCACTTCCAATGGAACTCACCTCCACTCAGATACGATGCATTCAACATGGTATTGTACGATCTCAGTGTCCTCACCAATGTTTGA